From Acidimicrobiales bacterium, one genomic window encodes:
- a CDS encoding penicillin acylase family protein: protein MSATRSHLGRRLLALAVVLALVAAACGDDDPAAEAPDESGTNAAPGDAGDPDEGAPDDADTEVAEDPGPIGEDRAFYILPPGNFGGIPTSDDSLDQLALYDGLTPLRGDVTDADIEEFYLPQDFAPIGATTVEETGRDGLTIEYDEFGIAHITGETRDDVSFGAGWVSVRDRSILLDFGRGPARVAVADVPGIDAFALVQSATPFVPSEAAEQLVTDQVQTLLDTYGEEGDEILADIEAYVDGANAYIEANDLDTEPYTVNDIIATTAFIGSIFGAGGGGEARNAEFLSQLQNRLGAEEGRAVWEDLMQTDDPEAPTTIEERFEYGTFTGGDVVGSVAIDEGSVISLDPSDPQPGAAPGVANIGFEGGANTGSVDAVDDPPAIKASNWLTVEPDESVTGNTLAVMGPQLGYYYPEIVMQVHLKGPDFEAQGAAVPGLAMYLLIGRTPDYAWSLTSANQDVRDVFAEVLCEPDGSTPTRESGSYLFEGECIPFEIFDAGTLAGEPLVYPVSVHGPVIGTALSDGEPVALTRARSTFGRDVLNLGALKEMTEGVADTPESFYEVANQFGFTFNWGYANRESVGYFASGLLPVRAEGLDRRLPTLGNGDYEWQGFLEQDEHPHADSHPDGRLLNWNNQSAPGFMHGDNNLYGSHHRVELFDQWPDEAELADVVSIMNRAATEDTASPVWAVVSEVLAGGDAPSDLAAEIVDILDAWIADDAPLLDGDEDGDYDEPGALLAAELWDPLQNAALAPVLQSLFDDEISLQGIDEESLIDKDLRTLLGQDVEGPFQVSYCGAGDLDACAADLWAAIDARAGELAAELGEDPAAWRREGRRTTFAPGLIPDDFRSTNRPTYQQVIEFAQAG from the coding sequence ATGTCAGCAACAAGATCTCACCTCGGCCGTCGCCTGCTCGCGCTCGCCGTCGTGCTCGCACTCGTGGCCGCCGCCTGTGGCGACGACGACCCCGCCGCCGAGGCTCCCGACGAGTCCGGCACGAACGCCGCTCCCGGCGACGCCGGCGACCCTGACGAGGGAGCCCCCGACGACGCCGACACCGAGGTCGCGGAGGATCCGGGCCCGATCGGCGAGGACCGGGCGTTCTACATCCTTCCCCCCGGCAACTTCGGTGGCATTCCCACCTCCGACGACTCGCTCGACCAGCTCGCCCTCTACGACGGACTCACCCCGCTGCGCGGCGACGTCACCGACGCCGACATCGAGGAGTTCTATCTTCCCCAGGACTTCGCCCCGATCGGCGCGACCACCGTCGAGGAGACCGGCCGCGACGGGCTCACGATCGAGTACGACGAGTTCGGCATCGCCCACATCACCGGCGAGACACGGGACGACGTCTCGTTCGGGGCGGGCTGGGTGAGCGTGCGCGACCGCAGCATCCTCCTCGACTTCGGCCGTGGCCCCGCCCGCGTCGCCGTGGCCGACGTGCCCGGCATCGACGCGTTCGCGCTCGTCCAGAGCGCCACACCCTTCGTGCCCAGCGAAGCGGCCGAGCAGCTGGTGACCGACCAGGTGCAGACCCTGCTCGACACCTACGGCGAGGAGGGCGACGAGATCCTCGCCGACATCGAGGCCTACGTCGACGGCGCCAATGCGTACATCGAGGCCAACGACCTCGACACCGAGCCCTACACCGTCAACGACATCATCGCGACGACGGCGTTCATCGGCTCCATCTTCGGCGCCGGCGGTGGCGGCGAGGCCCGCAACGCCGAGTTCCTCTCGCAGCTCCAGAACCGACTGGGCGCCGAGGAGGGTCGCGCCGTGTGGGAAGACCTCATGCAGACCGACGATCCCGAAGCGCCCACCACCATCGAGGAGCGCTTCGAGTACGGCACCTTCACCGGCGGCGACGTCGTCGGGTCGGTGGCCATCGACGAGGGCTCGGTCATCTCGCTGGACCCGAGCGACCCCCAGCCCGGAGCGGCGCCCGGCGTCGCCAACATCGGCTTCGAAGGTGGAGCCAACACCGGATCGGTGGATGCGGTCGATGATCCGCCGGCGATCAAGGCGTCGAACTGGCTGACCGTCGAGCCCGACGAGTCGGTCACCGGCAACACGCTGGCCGTCATGGGTCCCCAGCTCGGCTACTACTACCCCGAGATCGTGATGCAGGTTCATCTGAAGGGACCCGACTTCGAGGCCCAGGGCGCGGCGGTGCCGGGCCTGGCGATGTACCTCCTGATCGGCCGTACGCCCGACTACGCGTGGAGCCTCACGTCGGCCAACCAGGACGTGCGCGACGTCTTCGCCGAAGTGCTGTGCGAACCCGATGGGTCGACGCCGACCCGCGAGTCCGGTTCGTATCTGTTCGAGGGCGAGTGCATCCCGTTCGAGATCTTCGACGCCGGCACGCTCGCCGGCGAACCGCTCGTCTACCCGGTGTCCGTCCACGGTCCCGTGATCGGCACCGCCCTGTCCGACGGCGAGCCCGTGGCGCTCACCCGGGCCCGTTCCACGTTCGGCCGCGACGTGCTCAACCTGGGCGCGCTCAAGGAGATGACCGAGGGTGTGGCCGACACGCCGGAGTCGTTCTACGAGGTCGCGAACCAGTTCGGGTTCACGTTCAACTGGGGCTACGCCAACCGCGAGAGCGTCGGCTACTTCGCCTCGGGGCTCCTGCCCGTCCGGGCCGAGGGTCTCGACCGTCGCCTGCCCACCCTCGGCAACGGCGACTACGAGTGGCAGGGCTTCCTCGAGCAGGACGAACACCCCCACGCCGATTCGCATCCCGACGGCCGGTTGCTGAACTGGAACAACCAGTCGGCTCCGGGCTTCATGCACGGCGACAACAACCTCTACGGCTCGCACCATCGAGTCGAACTCTTCGACCAGTGGCCCGACGAAGCCGAGCTGGCCGACGTCGTCTCGATCATGAACCGGGCCGCCACCGAGGACACGGCGTCACCGGTCTGGGCAGTGGTGTCCGAGGTGCTCGCCGGTGGAGACGCGCCGTCGGATCTTGCGGCCGAGATCGTCGACATCCTCGATGCCTGGATCGCCGACGACGCCCCGCTTCTCGACGGCGACGAGGACGGCGACTACGACGAGCCCGGCGCCCTTCTGGCCGCCGAGCTGTGGGACCCGCTGCAGAACGCGGCCCTCGCGCCGGTGCTCCAATCGCTGTTCGACGACGAGATCAGCCTCCAGGGCATCGACGAGGAGAGCCTGATCGACAAGGACCTTCGCACCCTGCTGGGCCAGGACGTCGAAGGGCCGTTCCAGGTGTCGTACTGCGGGGCCGGTGATCTCGACGCCTGCGCGGCCGATCTCTGGGCCGCCATCGATGCCCGGGCCGGCGAACTGGCCGCCGAGTTGGGCGAGGACCCGGCCGCGTGGCGCCGCGAAGGACGACGGACGACGTTCGCCCCGGGCCTCATCCCCGACGACTTCCGCAGCACCAACCGTCCGACCTACCAACAGGTCATCGAGTTCGCCCAGGCCGGCTGA
- a CDS encoding DUF3097 family protein yields the protein MAPSDDRPRPLEMIDLDDPTGSQAARKRRRPVLEATRGLVLEDRGSGIVGALVSFAPPRLVLRDRHGKDHTVRYVDGSVRAAIDGKGVPVVLRPPAPTATAPGLTASGSIDLGAVPARVARASRIWVEGIHDAELVEKVWGADLRVEGVVVEQLEGADDLADRVRGFRPGDNRRLGILLDHLVEGSKESRIAAEVNDRNVLITGHPFVDVWQAVKPQVIGIDRWPEVPRGQPWKEGIIDALGFAGPPGAFWKQLLGKVESWTDLEPQMLGAVEELIDFVAPPEG from the coding sequence ATGGCACCGTCCGACGATCGCCCCCGCCCACTCGAGATGATCGATCTCGACGACCCCACCGGCAGCCAGGCGGCCCGCAAACGCCGCCGCCCCGTGCTGGAGGCAACCCGCGGCCTCGTGCTCGAGGATCGGGGCAGCGGCATCGTCGGCGCGCTCGTGTCGTTCGCACCGCCCCGTCTCGTGCTGCGCGACCGGCACGGCAAGGACCACACCGTCCGCTATGTCGACGGTTCGGTACGTGCCGCGATCGACGGCAAGGGGGTGCCCGTCGTGCTGCGCCCGCCCGCCCCGACGGCGACGGCGCCGGGTCTCACCGCATCGGGTTCGATCGATCTCGGCGCGGTGCCCGCCCGCGTCGCCCGGGCGAGCCGCATCTGGGTCGAGGGCATCCACGACGCCGAACTCGTCGAGAAGGTGTGGGGTGCCGACCTCCGGGTCGAGGGTGTGGTCGTCGAGCAGCTCGAGGGCGCCGACGATCTCGCCGACCGGGTGCGGGGGTTCCGGCCCGGCGACAACCGCCGCCTCGGCATCCTGCTCGACCATCTCGTCGAGGGCTCGAAGGAGAGCCGCATCGCGGCCGAGGTGAACGACCGCAACGTGTTGATCACCGGCCACCCGTTCGTCGACGTGTGGCAGGCGGTGAAGCCGCAGGTGATCGGCATCGACCGCTGGCCCGAGGTCCCCAGGGGCCAACCGTGGAAGGAGGGCATCATCGACGCCCTCGGCTTCGCCGGACCGCCCGGCGCCTTCTGGAAGCAACTTCTCGGCAAGGTCGAGTCGTGGACGGACCTCGAACCGCAGATGCTCGGCGCCGTCGAAGAACTCATCGATTTCGTCGCCCCACCCGAGGGCTGA
- a CDS encoding isochorismate synthase, with protein sequence MVDEPQRYRVEDLAEVVGVAVDTVRYYQRRKLLAPPQREGRVAWYDDSHLARVIEIRALADRGFTLAQIGELSTADAGGLLADLAAQHAADPDLDRVELARRAEVPEFVVDLVVGAGLLVPVSTGDDDSPRFPADAVDMLVAARTLVSEGVTIEELTALAMRHATHVEDVIDDAIEVFKRHSDRRGGNRDDLIGLMHRLVPVASDLVGRHFERTLRARALARMGDDPADAAALGGGLVVLARRLDVRIDAVAVFAASTEHHRALWIRPERGLAFVGLGAVETITPVGEGRFSAASAARAALAARVHRTGPADAPAPMLLGGFSFSSSGWTAASVDAPRGPDWTGYPEASWILPEITFIDRPDGSWILAATRVGGGVEESAAIDALDDRVDAIAAELPPAVPVDLDIRDGEVKLDGPTAEPYAALVGEAVKSISSGAFGKVVVARTHEETDVDSTAVIARLRARYPSCAVFSFAAGDRQFLGASPEQLVALDGRQVHTAALAGTTGVGWDDKTDAGFAAEMLASAKIRAEHQFVVDDITDRLAALGLVGETAAEPEVLRLARLQHLRTSITAQIERRAGGVSDMDVLRVAGVLHPTPAVAGTPTAAAVDWLESREAFDRGWYAAPVGWCDLDGNGELRVALRCALVDGDGTATLFSGAGIVADSVPDDELAETGVKLRALLDVMDR encoded by the coding sequence GTGGTCGACGAACCCCAGCGATATCGCGTCGAGGATCTGGCCGAGGTCGTGGGCGTGGCGGTCGACACGGTGCGCTACTACCAGCGCCGCAAGCTGCTGGCACCACCGCAGAGGGAAGGCCGGGTCGCCTGGTACGACGACTCGCATCTCGCTCGGGTGATCGAGATCCGAGCCCTCGCCGATCGCGGTTTCACTCTCGCCCAGATCGGCGAACTCTCGACCGCCGATGCGGGCGGCCTGCTCGCCGACCTCGCCGCACAGCACGCCGCTGATCCCGATCTCGACCGGGTCGAGCTCGCCCGCCGTGCCGAGGTGCCCGAGTTCGTCGTCGACCTCGTGGTCGGCGCCGGCCTCCTCGTGCCCGTCAGCACGGGCGATGACGACAGTCCGCGTTTCCCGGCCGATGCCGTCGACATGCTGGTGGCCGCCCGCACGCTCGTCAGCGAGGGCGTGACAATCGAGGAGCTGACGGCGCTCGCCATGCGCCACGCCACCCATGTCGAAGACGTGATCGACGACGCCATCGAGGTGTTCAAGCGCCACAGTGATCGTCGCGGCGGCAACCGTGACGACCTGATCGGGCTCATGCACCGACTCGTGCCGGTGGCATCCGATCTCGTCGGTCGACACTTCGAGCGCACCCTGCGGGCCCGGGCTCTCGCCCGAATGGGCGACGACCCGGCCGATGCCGCCGCGCTGGGCGGCGGGCTCGTGGTGCTCGCTCGCCGACTCGATGTCCGCATCGACGCGGTGGCCGTGTTCGCCGCGTCCACCGAACACCACCGGGCGCTGTGGATCCGCCCCGAGCGAGGCCTGGCGTTCGTCGGACTCGGCGCGGTCGAGACGATCACCCCCGTCGGCGAGGGCCGGTTCTCGGCTGCCTCGGCGGCCCGGGCCGCGCTCGCCGCTCGCGTGCACCGCACCGGACCGGCCGACGCACCGGCGCCCATGCTCCTCGGGGGCTTCTCGTTCTCCTCGTCGGGGTGGACGGCAGCGTCGGTCGACGCCCCCCGCGGGCCAGACTGGACCGGCTACCCAGAGGCGAGTTGGATCCTCCCCGAGATCACGTTCATCGACCGCCCCGACGGGTCGTGGATCCTCGCGGCGACCCGGGTCGGCGGCGGCGTCGAGGAATCGGCGGCGATCGACGCCCTCGACGACAGGGTCGACGCCATAGCGGCCGAACTCCCGCCCGCGGTACCCGTCGACCTCGACATCCGCGACGGCGAGGTGAAGCTCGACGGGCCCACGGCCGAGCCCTATGCGGCGCTGGTCGGTGAGGCCGTGAAGTCGATCTCGTCGGGCGCGTTCGGCAAGGTCGTCGTGGCCCGCACCCACGAGGAGACCGACGTCGATTCGACCGCGGTGATCGCCCGGCTGAGGGCCCGCTATCCGAGCTGTGCGGTGTTCTCGTTCGCGGCCGGCGATCGCCAGTTCCTCGGGGCCAGTCCCGAACAGTTGGTAGCCCTCGACGGCCGCCAGGTGCACACCGCGGCGTTGGCCGGGACCACGGGCGTCGGGTGGGACGACAAGACCGACGCCGGCTTCGCGGCGGAGATGCTGGCCTCGGCCAAGATCCGGGCTGAGCACCAGTTCGTCGTCGACGACATCACCGACCGGCTCGCGGCTCTCGGCCTGGTCGGCGAGACCGCGGCAGAGCCCGAGGTCCTGCGCCTCGCCCGACTCCAACATCTGCGGACCTCCATCACGGCCCAGATCGAACGCCGAGCCGGGGGCGTCAGCGACATGGACGTGCTCCGGGTGGCCGGCGTGCTCCACCCGACCCCGGCGGTGGCGGGCACCCCGACGGCGGCTGCGGTCGACTGGCTCGAGTCCCGCGAAGCGTTCGACCGAGGTTGGTACGCCGCCCCCGTCGGCTGGTGCGATCTCGATGGCAACGGCGAACTGCGGGTGGCGTTGCGCTGCGCCCTGGTCGACGGCGACGGCACGGCCACGCTGTTCTCCGGCGCCGGCATCGTGGCCGACTCGGTCCCCGACGACGAACTGGCCGAGACCGGCGTCAAGCTCCGGGCCCTCCTCGACGTGATGGACCGCTGA
- the menD gene encoding 2-succinyl-5-enolpyruvyl-6-hydroxy-3-cyclohexene-1-carboxylic-acid synthase, with product MNPAPVDPVYDVIAAFAAGLVEHGVTDVVVSPGSRSTPLSLTLHAQPALRTWIQIDERSAGFFAVGQAKMTGRPSVLVCTSGTAAANYLPAVVEANRAGVPLIVCTADRPPELRGWGAGQTIDQVGLFTTNTRWAADLPVAGEWSPAPARLVAHRAVDAATGARPGPVHLNWPLREPLEPIGGVPVVEAVPVSTVSVAAPAAGLEIDSRYAAAARVAVVVGPDAATSVDGQRTLVDAINRVAARHGWVVIGEPISGVRRSADHGAVRVAHADQLLKIDEIAQELRPDLVLRFGGSPTTKPVRQWLERHSAPLVLVDEGRRWNDASFTLATHLGADPLAALAALDEALSASADPAWAARWSALDTAAAGAVTAVVEGGALLSAAVTRTLADTLPAGTLVMTSNSMPVRDLDAFVPLTGPAIDFVGNRGASGIDGITSTALGLASAGDAPVVLYTGDLALLHDLGALFGARRVGVHLTVVCVDNDGGGIFSLLPIAGRPGSPAAEGPGFGGNGFGADDFETLFRTRHGLDLAAFSGIGGVTVTRTSTAAELRTALVVATRSTEPGVDVVLVEVDRDADVAQRREIGAAVRAAVR from the coding sequence ATGAACCCTGCCCCTGTTGACCCGGTCTACGACGTCATCGCCGCGTTCGCGGCGGGGTTGGTGGAGCACGGGGTGACCGACGTCGTCGTCAGCCCCGGCTCGCGTTCGACGCCGCTGTCGCTCACGCTCCACGCCCAACCCGCCCTGCGCACCTGGATCCAGATCGACGAGCGTTCGGCCGGCTTCTTCGCGGTGGGGCAGGCGAAGATGACCGGCCGCCCGTCGGTGCTCGTGTGCACCTCGGGCACGGCGGCCGCCAACTACCTCCCCGCTGTGGTCGAGGCGAATCGCGCCGGCGTGCCGCTGATCGTGTGCACCGCGGACCGGCCGCCCGAGTTGCGTGGTTGGGGGGCGGGTCAGACCATCGACCAGGTCGGCCTCTTCACCACCAACACCCGCTGGGCGGCCGACCTTCCGGTGGCCGGTGAGTGGTCGCCCGCGCCGGCGCGGCTCGTCGCCCATCGCGCCGTCGATGCCGCCACCGGCGCCCGGCCGGGCCCCGTGCATCTCAACTGGCCGCTGCGTGAGCCGCTCGAACCGATCGGTGGGGTGCCGGTGGTCGAGGCCGTCCCGGTGTCGACCGTGTCGGTTGCTGCCCCCGCTGCGGGACTCGAGATCGACAGCCGGTATGCGGCGGCGGCCAGGGTTGCGGTGGTCGTCGGGCCCGATGCCGCCACTTCGGTCGACGGGCAGCGCACGTTGGTGGACGCGATCAATCGCGTGGCGGCCCGACACGGCTGGGTCGTGATCGGCGAGCCGATCTCCGGCGTCCGTCGCAGCGCCGACCATGGTGCGGTGCGCGTCGCTCACGCCGATCAGCTGCTGAAGATCGACGAAATCGCGCAGGAACTGCGGCCGGATCTCGTGCTGCGGTTCGGCGGGAGCCCGACCACCAAGCCGGTGCGCCAATGGCTCGAACGCCACTCGGCGCCGCTGGTGCTCGTCGACGAAGGTCGCCGCTGGAACGACGCGTCGTTCACCCTGGCGACGCATCTCGGCGCCGACCCGCTCGCCGCGCTGGCGGCCCTCGACGAGGCGCTGTCGGCGTCGGCCGACCCGGCGTGGGCGGCGCGCTGGTCGGCCCTCGACACTGCGGCGGCGGGCGCCGTGACAGCGGTCGTCGAGGGCGGCGCTCTGCTCAGCGCGGCCGTCACCCGAACGCTCGCCGACACCTTGCCCGCCGGCACCCTCGTGATGACCTCGAACTCCATGCCGGTGCGCGACCTCGACGCGTTCGTCCCACTCACCGGCCCGGCCATCGACTTCGTGGGCAACCGGGGGGCCAGCGGCATCGACGGGATCACCTCGACCGCGCTCGGGCTGGCCAGCGCGGGCGACGCGCCGGTGGTGCTCTACACCGGCGACCTCGCCCTGCTCCACGACCTCGGTGCGCTCTTCGGCGCGAGGCGGGTCGGCGTGCACCTCACGGTCGTGTGCGTCGACAACGACGGCGGCGGCATCTTCTCGCTGCTCCCCATCGCCGGACGACCGGGGAGTCCTGCTGCCGAGGGCCCTGGTTTCGGCGGCAATGGTTTCGGCGCCGATGATTTCGAGACACTGTTCCGCACCCGCCACGGCCTCGACCTGGCTGCCTTCTCGGGCATCGGCGGGGTCACGGTCACCCGCACGTCCACCGCGGCCGAGCTGCGGACGGCGCTCGTCGTGGCCACGAGGTCGACCGAGCCGGGCGTCGACGTGGTGCTGGTCGAGGTCGACCGTGACGCCGACGTCGCGCAGCGGCGCGAGATCGGTGCCGCCGTACGCGCCGCCGTGCGCTGA
- the menH gene encoding 2-succinyl-6-hydroxy-2,4-cyclohexadiene-1-carboxylate synthase gives MAGSRRLALADGVELRVELHGGGAPVVLLHGFTGDASTMDVLASRLAIDRRVIVPDLIGHGGSTGPRGAHGVDEMAGQIVEMMAALGEPAPFDLLGYSMGGRVALTLACRHPGQVASLTLIGASAGLATEDERATRREADEKLAATLQQDGLDSFVDAWMANPLFATQTRLGTDFLAGARAQRLRNSSAGLARSLRAAGTGTMRPLHDLLARCHVPTALVVGADDEKFRVIAADLGTRLPAATVAVIDDAGHAAHLEQPDTVVEAVREVVARATVQVIPLSLPMRGAHATGRGTVTRRDSMLVRLRADSLTGWGEASPLTGWSPDETTTVGQHRPGVLDLDDTPTAWNATTRWRDALEDAPAARAAVVGAALDLDARRAGRPLHRHLAAWHPRLDETAVIDRLAVNALVSDPDPADVAASVRRHVDAGFRTIKLKVGALDPQVDRARVAAARRAGGEVALRLDANGAWDHDTAVGFLRDASTHGIELCEEPVRGIEEIVAVGEQSPVPVAVDESVRDLGDLDALISRAAAIAALVVKPQALGGADRAIDMIVAARAAGLDVIVTSMIDSAVGLAHAAHVAAACGLGAAHGLGTASMLGADVATGLPVDGGHLALGDQPGLGIGLVSPVMVDPS, from the coding sequence ATGGCCGGGTCTCGCCGGCTCGCACTGGCCGACGGCGTCGAGCTGCGCGTGGAGCTCCACGGTGGAGGGGCACCGGTCGTGCTGCTCCACGGGTTCACCGGCGACGCCTCGACGATGGACGTGCTCGCGTCCCGGCTGGCGATCGACCGTCGCGTGATCGTCCCCGACCTGATCGGCCACGGTGGATCGACGGGGCCCCGGGGTGCCCACGGGGTCGACGAGATGGCCGGCCAGATCGTCGAGATGATGGCGGCGCTCGGGGAGCCTGCGCCGTTCGACCTGCTCGGCTACTCGATGGGTGGACGCGTCGCGCTCACCCTGGCGTGTCGGCACCCCGGCCAGGTCGCATCGCTCACCTTGATCGGTGCGTCGGCCGGGCTTGCGACCGAGGACGAGCGGGCCACTCGTCGCGAGGCCGACGAGAAGCTGGCCGCGACTCTGCAGCAGGACGGTCTCGACTCCTTCGTCGACGCGTGGATGGCCAACCCGCTCTTCGCCACCCAGACGAGGCTGGGGACCGACTTCCTCGCCGGGGCTCGGGCCCAACGGCTCCGCAACTCGAGCGCCGGCCTGGCCCGCAGCCTGCGGGCCGCGGGGACCGGCACGATGCGGCCGCTGCACGACCTACTGGCTCGCTGCCATGTGCCGACCGCGCTCGTGGTCGGCGCCGACGACGAGAAGTTCCGGGTCATCGCCGCCGACCTCGGGACCCGGCTGCCGGCAGCGACGGTGGCGGTCATCGACGACGCCGGTCATGCTGCCCATCTCGAACAACCCGACACCGTGGTCGAGGCCGTGCGGGAGGTCGTTGCCCGGGCCACGGTGCAGGTCATCCCGCTGTCGTTGCCGATGCGCGGCGCGCACGCCACCGGTCGGGGGACGGTCACCCGGCGCGACAGCATGCTGGTGCGTCTGCGAGCCGACAGCCTGACGGGGTGGGGAGAGGCATCGCCGCTGACCGGCTGGTCACCCGACGAGACGACGACGGTCGGCCAGCACCGGCCTGGCGTCCTCGACCTCGACGACACCCCCACGGCGTGGAACGCCACGACGAGGTGGCGCGACGCGCTCGAGGATGCACCGGCCGCGCGTGCGGCCGTTGTCGGTGCGGCACTCGATCTCGACGCCCGGCGGGCCGGTCGTCCGCTCCATCGCCATCTGGCGGCCTGGCACCCGCGGCTCGACGAGACAGCGGTGATCGACCGGCTGGCCGTCAACGCGCTCGTTTCCGACCCCGACCCCGCGGACGTGGCCGCAAGCGTGCGTCGCCATGTGGACGCCGGCTTCCGGACGATCAAGCTGAAGGTCGGGGCACTCGATCCGCAGGTCGACCGGGCTCGGGTGGCGGCAGCCCGTCGCGCGGGTGGTGAGGTCGCACTCCGCCTCGACGCCAACGGCGCGTGGGATCACGACACCGCCGTGGGCTTCCTTCGTGACGCCTCGACCCACGGGATCGAGCTGTGCGAGGAACCCGTGCGGGGGATCGAGGAGATCGTCGCGGTCGGCGAACAGAGCCCTGTCCCCGTGGCGGTCGACGAGTCGGTGCGCGACCTCGGCGATCTCGATGCGCTGATCTCGCGGGCGGCAGCGATCGCCGCACTGGTCGTGAAGCCGCAGGCGCTCGGCGGAGCCGATCGGGCGATCGACATGATCGTGGCCGCCCGCGCCGCGGGACTCGACGTGATCGTCACGTCGATGATCGACAGCGCCGTCGGCCTCGCCCACGCAGCCCACGTCGCCGCCGCCTGCGGGCTCGGTGCTGCCCACGGGTTGGGCACGGCATCGATGCTGGGCGCTGATGTCGCGACCGGTCTCCCGGTCGACGGCGGTCATCTCGCGCTCGGCGATCAACCCGGTCTCGGCATCGGTCTGGTTTCGCCGGTGATGGTCGACCCGTCGTAG
- a CDS encoding histidine phosphatase family protein — translation MDLFIIRHGRPDRHVVTDGSGANPGLSETGLLQAQRVAEFLETERIDHIVSSSMRRAVETAVPLADTLGYEIEQLDDIKESDHLSGVYIPAEEMSPDDPDAAHFFEGNIHDHVFSDGLEAFTERISRGFQHIIDTNKSKRVAVFCHGMSTSVFLRTILNFDDPLSLTPDYCGISRVRAASNGIRTVRSINETHHVRDLIEW, via the coding sequence GTGGATCTCTTCATCATCCGTCATGGCCGCCCCGACCGACACGTGGTCACCGACGGGAGCGGCGCCAACCCAGGGCTGTCCGAAACCGGCCTGCTCCAGGCGCAGCGAGTGGCTGAGTTCCTTGAGACCGAACGCATCGACCACATCGTCTCGTCATCGATGCGCCGGGCCGTCGAGACCGCCGTCCCCCTCGCCGACACGCTCGGCTACGAGATCGAACAGCTCGACGACATCAAGGAATCCGACCACTTGAGCGGGGTCTACATCCCGGCCGAGGAGATGTCGCCCGATGATCCCGACGCCGCCCACTTCTTCGAGGGCAACATCCACGACCACGTCTTCAGCGATGGCCTCGAGGCCTTCACCGAGCGGATCAGCCGTGGGTTCCAGCACATCATCGACACGAACAAGTCGAAGCGGGTGGCCGTGTTCTGTCACGGGATGTCGACGTCGGTGTTCCTGCGCACGATCCTCAATTTCGACGACCCGCTGTCGCTCACGCCCGACTACTGCGGCATCAGCCGGGTGCGGGCCGCGTCCAACGGCATCCGCACCGTGCGGTCGATCAACGAGACGCACCACGTCCGAGACCTGATCGAGTGGTGA
- a CDS encoding alcohol dehydrogenase catalytic domain-containing protein, which produces MKSIRVIDGVPTVEEGEFSLREGDVRVKVAAVGICGSDLHLLAAGWAEGRVLGHEISGHLDDGRAVALEPFRSCGHCRPCADGDRHSCAEGAEVMGIMADGGMTQFMSVPTQALVPLAAGVDIGHASLVENLAVAVHGVNRARLESRDRVAVVGAGPIGLSLAAALRRSGFPVSIAARHEHQRVAAERIGATVIDDHTTFADGFDVVFDAVGNTASIQESVRRVRRAGRICMVGSFWDPVAIDIGLLMQEAELIPAMMYGRTPTGREIDGAAALLAEMPDLGDTMITHRFPIDAAAEAFAVADDRASGAIKVVFEPHR; this is translated from the coding sequence ATGAAGTCGATACGGGTGATCGACGGCGTGCCGACCGTCGAGGAGGGTGAGTTCTCCCTTCGTGAGGGCGACGTGCGGGTGAAGGTGGCCGCCGTCGGAATCTGCGGCTCCGATCTGCATCTCCTCGCGGCCGGCTGGGCCGAAGGTCGGGTGCTCGGTCACGAGATCTCCGGCCACCTCGACGATGGGCGAGCGGTGGCGCTCGAACCGTTCCGATCCTGCGGCCACTGCCGGCCCTGCGCCGACGGCGACCGCCACTCCTGCGCCGAAGGGGCAGAGGTGATGGGCATCATGGCCGACGGCGGGATGACCCAGTTCATGAGCGTGCCGACGCAGGCGCTCGTGCCGCTGGCGGCCGGGGTCGACATCGGCCACGCGTCGCTGGTCGAGAACCTGGCGGTGGCCGTGCACGGGGTCAATCGGGCCCGGCTGGAGAGCCGCGACCGGGTGGCCGTCGTCGGGGCGGGTCCGATCGGTCTCTCCCTCGCCGCGGCGTTGCGCCGCTCGGGGTTCCCAGTCTCGATTGCGGCGCGTCACGAACACCAGCGTGTGGCCGCCGAACGCATCGGCGCCACCGTGATCGACGACCACACCACGTTTGCCGACGGGTTCGATGTCGTCTTCGACGCCGTTGGCAACACGGCCTCGATCCAGGAGAGCGTCCGGCGCGTCCGCCGCGCCGGACGGATCTGCATGGTCGGGTCGTTCTGGGATCCGGTGGCGATCGACATCGGCCTACTGATGCAGGAGGCCGAGCTCATCCCCGCGATGATGTACGGCCGCACGCCCACCGGTCGCGAGATCGACGGCGCTGCCGCACTCCTCGCCGAGATGCCCGACCTGGGTGACACGATGATCACCCATCGGTTCCCGATCGACGCAGCGGCCGAGGCCTTCGCCGTCGCCGACGACCGCGCATCCGGTGCGATCAAGGTCGTGTTCGAGCCCCACCGCTAG